A single region of the Microbulbifer sp. MKSA007 genome encodes:
- a CDS encoding DUF3391 domain-containing protein produces the protein MAIEQAKISVGDLQRGMFVSKLDRPWTRTPFALQGFYIRDLEEIRQLQKYCRFVYVDIHKTVGSAGVTLRRLLGGSDTSAKGRASGRTAVTIPCKPVTVSHKKYPPQPAQREASNARKLHGQILYGMNEVMGLVSNNRPIPVQQVNQVVEDLVESVLRSPDAFAWLARVRDKDEHTYSHSVRASIWAVLFGRHIGLSRSDLLKLGVATLLKDVGKLAIDGEVLQMKQRDPRSELEYRKFVQHSVKMLSADPQIDPKVIEVISAHCERHDGSGYPEGLRGDRISVLARMCGIVTFYDEATNPRGSSEPVAPSRAVAKLYDLRGIAYQEQLVVEFIQAIGLYPTGTQVELSTGEVGVVVEQTYDRRLRPKVMIVLDGQKQTLSRPRLCDLAEVEDREQKLIERGKMSVEEKISILRDIEPGAYPQVDAANIRDNYLFRGGRLGQLLTRLTK, from the coding sequence GTGGCAATCGAACAAGCAAAAATTTCTGTCGGTGATTTACAGCGCGGCATGTTTGTCTCCAAGCTCGACAGGCCTTGGACACGCACTCCATTTGCGCTGCAGGGTTTTTATATCCGCGATTTGGAAGAAATTCGGCAGCTACAGAAATACTGCCGGTTTGTTTATGTCGATATACACAAAACTGTCGGCAGTGCCGGAGTTACCCTGCGCCGATTACTCGGGGGCAGCGACACTTCCGCAAAGGGCCGTGCTTCCGGCCGCACAGCGGTCACTATCCCCTGCAAACCTGTCACTGTTTCCCATAAAAAATACCCCCCGCAGCCGGCGCAACGGGAAGCCAGTAATGCGCGCAAGCTCCACGGCCAGATCCTCTATGGTATGAATGAGGTAATGGGGCTTGTCTCCAACAACAGGCCCATACCGGTGCAGCAGGTCAACCAAGTCGTTGAGGATTTAGTAGAAAGTGTGCTGCGCAGTCCCGATGCGTTTGCCTGGCTGGCTCGTGTGCGAGATAAGGATGAGCACACCTACAGTCACTCGGTGCGTGCCAGTATTTGGGCGGTGCTATTCGGCCGCCATATCGGTCTTTCACGCAGTGATTTACTAAAGCTCGGGGTGGCTACTCTGCTGAAGGATGTAGGCAAGCTGGCTATCGACGGGGAAGTGCTGCAGATGAAGCAGCGCGACCCGCGCAGTGAATTGGAGTATCGAAAGTTTGTGCAGCACAGCGTCAAGATGCTGTCGGCAGACCCACAAATAGATCCGAAGGTTATCGAAGTCATTAGTGCCCACTGCGAGCGCCACGATGGTAGTGGTTACCCTGAGGGCTTGCGCGGTGACAGGATTTCAGTGTTGGCGCGCATGTGCGGAATAGTGACTTTCTATGATGAAGCCACTAATCCAAGAGGTTCCAGTGAGCCGGTAGCGCCATCCCGGGCAGTTGCCAAGTTGTATGACCTGAGAGGTATCGCCTACCAGGAACAGTTGGTAGTGGAGTTCATTCAGGCTATTGGCCTCTATCCCACGGGTACTCAGGTGGAGTTGTCCACCGGAGAAGTCGGCGTGGTGGTGGAACAGACCTACGACCGGCGCTTGCGACCAAAGGTAATGATCGTTCTCGATGGGCAAAAACAAACGCTCAGCAGGCCTCGCCTGTGTGACTTGGCTGAAGTTGAGGATCGAGAACAGAAGCTTATCGAGCGTGGCAAGATGAGTGTCGAGGAAAAGATCAGTATCCTCAGGGATATAGAACCCGGAGCTTACCCCCAGGTGGATGCGGCGAATATTCGCGACAATTATTTATTCCGCGGTGGCCGACTGGGGCAGCTGCTGACGCGTCTGACCAAATAA
- a CDS encoding FAD-dependent oxidoreductase, protein MKDRLNNDFQFIDVSRIDPPKKDIITRTGEFVEIYEPFSERQVASQAHRCLDCGNPYCEWKCPVHNYIPNWLKLISEGNVIEAAELCHETNTLPEVCGRVCPQDRLCEGACTLNDGFGAVTIGNAEKYITDTAFALGWRPDLSHVEKTGKRVAVIGAGPAGLGCADILVRNGVQPVVFDKHPEIGGLITFGIPEFKLEKSVMQQRREVFTEMGVEFCLNTEVGKDISFEQLLNDYDAVFMGMGTYNYMRGGFPGEDLPGVHDALPFLIANVNRNMGWERDASEFVSVEGKRVVVLGGGDTAMDCNRSSIRLGAKSVTCAYRRDEENMPGSRREVANAKEEGVQFLFNRQPVEIVGDGKVAGVKVVTTELGEPDENGRRRPQVVPGSEEIIPADIVLVAFGFRPSPAEWFPQHNIEVADWGGVVAPEKQKYKFQTSNEKVFAGGDMVRGSDLVVTAIWEGRQAGEGILDYLDI, encoded by the coding sequence ATGAAAGACAGACTGAACAACGACTTCCAGTTTATCGACGTAAGTCGCATCGATCCGCCGAAGAAGGACATCATCACCCGCACCGGCGAGTTTGTTGAAATTTATGAGCCTTTCAGTGAGCGGCAGGTGGCCAGCCAGGCGCACCGCTGCCTGGATTGTGGCAACCCCTATTGCGAATGGAAGTGCCCGGTACACAACTACATCCCCAACTGGTTGAAGCTGATCAGTGAGGGCAATGTTATTGAGGCTGCTGAACTCTGCCACGAAACCAATACTTTGCCGGAGGTCTGTGGTCGGGTTTGTCCCCAGGACCGTCTCTGTGAGGGCGCATGTACCCTCAATGATGGCTTTGGTGCGGTCACCATAGGCAATGCGGAAAAGTACATTACCGATACAGCCTTCGCCCTGGGTTGGCGTCCAGACTTAAGTCATGTTGAGAAAACGGGCAAGCGAGTGGCGGTGATTGGTGCCGGCCCGGCGGGTCTGGGCTGCGCTGATATTTTGGTGCGCAACGGCGTGCAGCCGGTGGTGTTCGACAAGCACCCGGAAATTGGCGGCCTGATTACCTTTGGTATTCCCGAGTTCAAGCTGGAGAAGTCGGTAATGCAGCAGCGCCGGGAAGTGTTTACTGAGATGGGCGTTGAGTTCTGTCTCAATACTGAGGTGGGTAAGGACATCAGTTTTGAGCAGCTGCTCAATGACTACGATGCTGTCTTTATGGGGATGGGCACTTACAACTACATGAGAGGTGGCTTCCCCGGTGAAGATTTGCCCGGTGTTCACGATGCTTTGCCATTCCTGATTGCCAACGTAAATCGCAATATGGGCTGGGAGCGCGATGCTTCCGAATTTGTTTCGGTTGAGGGCAAGCGCGTGGTGGTTCTCGGTGGTGGTGATACCGCCATGGACTGTAACCGCAGCTCGATTCGATTGGGCGCTAAGAGCGTAACCTGTGCCTACCGCCGCGATGAGGAAAATATGCCTGGCTCGCGTCGGGAAGTGGCCAATGCCAAGGAAGAGGGCGTACAGTTCCTGTTCAATCGCCAGCCGGTTGAGATCGTTGGGGATGGCAAGGTGGCCGGGGTTAAAGTGGTCACTACGGAGCTCGGTGAGCCCGATGAAAACGGCCGCCGTCGCCCTCAGGTGGTGCCCGGTTCTGAAGAAATTATCCCGGCGGATATCGTTCTGGTGGCCTTTGGCTTCCGTCCCAGCCCGGCAGAGTGGTTTCCACAGCACAATATTGAAGTTGCCGACTGGGGTGGTGTCGTCGCTCCAGAAAAACAAAAATACAAATTCCAGACCTCCAATGAGAAGGTGTTTGCCGGCGGTGATATGGTGCGCGGCTCCGACCTGGTAGTGACCGCTATCTGGGAAGGGCGCCAGGCCGGTGAAGGTATCCTCGATTACCTGGATATTTAA
- the asd gene encoding archaetidylserine decarboxylase (Phosphatidylserine decarboxylase is synthesized as a single chain precursor. Generation of the pyruvoyl active site from a Ser is coupled to cleavage of a Gly-Ser bond between the larger (beta) and smaller (alpha chains). It is an integral membrane protein.), translating to MNPKLFAALQYLTPQHALSRAAGWLANTELKWIKDPFTRWFVEKYGVDMQEAKESDCTAYRTFNKFFTRELVDGARPIIEGQHTLASPADGAISQLGQIHNGRIFQAKGHDYSLVELVGGDPKVAAQFNDGHFATVYLSPKDYHRVHMPMAGTLRSMTYVPGQLFSVNTVTAENVPRLFARNERLVCVFDTEAGPMAMILVGAMIVAGIETVWAGQVAPIQRKVINTDYLDKAPIHLEKGEEMGRFKLGSTVIMLFGADQVSWLDQLEAESPVRMGEHFGNLLSGKD from the coding sequence ATGAACCCTAAACTTTTTGCCGCCCTGCAATACCTAACGCCGCAACATGCACTCTCCCGCGCTGCCGGCTGGTTGGCGAATACAGAGCTCAAGTGGATCAAAGATCCTTTCACCCGCTGGTTTGTTGAGAAGTACGGTGTAGATATGCAGGAGGCCAAAGAGAGCGACTGTACTGCCTACCGCACCTTCAATAAATTCTTTACCCGCGAGCTGGTAGACGGAGCCCGCCCCATTATTGAAGGGCAACACACCCTCGCCAGCCCTGCCGACGGCGCCATCAGCCAGCTGGGCCAGATCCATAACGGCCGTATTTTCCAGGCTAAAGGTCACGACTACAGCCTGGTTGAACTGGTGGGCGGTGATCCCAAGGTAGCGGCGCAATTTAATGACGGGCACTTCGCCACCGTGTATCTGTCACCGAAGGATTATCACCGTGTGCATATGCCCATGGCCGGCACCCTGCGCAGCATGACCTATGTGCCCGGACAACTCTTCTCTGTAAATACGGTAACTGCAGAAAACGTTCCGCGCCTGTTCGCGCGCAACGAGCGCCTAGTCTGCGTATTCGATACGGAAGCGGGCCCTATGGCAATGATCCTGGTGGGTGCAATGATTGTCGCCGGTATCGAAACCGTTTGGGCCGGACAAGTCGCTCCTATCCAGCGCAAAGTCATCAACACAGATTATCTGGATAAGGCACCCATCCACTTGGAGAAAGGTGAGGAGATGGGACGCTTTAAGCTGGGCTCTACCGTCATTATGCTATTTGGCGCAGACCAAGTGAGCTGGCTCGACCAACTTGAGGCCGAGTCGCCCGTGCGCATGGGTGAGCATTTCGGCAATTTATTATCCGGCAAGGACTGA
- a CDS encoding rhodanese-like domain-containing protein, whose protein sequence is MKLIIEAEELATQLEREELLIVDLSSPHNYLNGHIPGAVHLPFQALMAGTAPAPGKLPGIEQLTQIFQAIGLKPEQHVVACDDEGGGWAGRFLWTLEMIGHRNYSYLNGGMLAWRGAGLPLITEAPDIEPSDIQVTVNNAAAMDAQQIQDQLGNDEFLVWDARSPQEYRGERVLAMKGGHIPGAINCEWTQLMDPQKDLRIRADAREFLAALGIDSSHKIVTHCQSHHRSAFTWLVGKSLGLDIRAYPGSWSEWGNLPNTPVQQ, encoded by the coding sequence TTGAAACTGATCATCGAAGCTGAAGAACTCGCGACTCAGCTTGAGCGCGAAGAACTGCTTATTGTAGACCTCAGCTCACCCCACAATTATCTCAACGGCCATATTCCAGGGGCTGTTCACTTGCCGTTCCAGGCGCTGATGGCTGGCACCGCCCCCGCACCGGGCAAACTTCCCGGTATCGAACAGCTGACCCAGATTTTTCAAGCTATCGGCTTAAAGCCGGAACAACATGTGGTCGCCTGTGACGACGAAGGCGGCGGTTGGGCTGGGCGCTTTTTGTGGACCTTGGAAATGATAGGCCACCGCAATTACAGCTACTTGAATGGTGGCATGTTGGCCTGGCGAGGCGCCGGCCTTCCTCTCATTACCGAGGCACCGGATATTGAGCCGAGTGATATTCAAGTCACCGTCAACAACGCAGCTGCGATGGACGCCCAGCAAATCCAGGATCAACTGGGCAATGATGAATTCCTTGTTTGGGATGCTCGCTCACCCCAGGAATATCGCGGTGAGCGGGTCCTGGCCATGAAGGGCGGTCATATCCCTGGAGCAATCAATTGCGAGTGGACCCAATTGATGGATCCGCAAAAAGACTTGCGTATTCGTGCGGATGCCCGTGAATTCCTCGCTGCACTGGGAATTGATAGCTCACACAAGATTGTCACCCACTGCCAGAGCCATCACCGCTCCGCTTTTACCTGGTTAGTGGGCAAGTCCCTGGGATTGGATATTCGCGCTTATCCAGGCTCCTGGAGTGAGTGGGGCAATTTGCCCAATACTCCGGTACAGCAGTAG
- the gltB gene encoding glutamate synthase large subunit — protein sequence MGSSLYQLDEFKDNCGFGLIAHLHGVASHKLVQTAIESLTCMTHRGGIAADGKTGDGCGLLLQKPDAFLRAEAKTLFGAELTATYAVGSIMLPLDQAEADKARKILETELQAQGLKTVGWRTVPTNPECLGPIARDCLPHFEQLLINNADEPLGEAKFNARLYVARRKAELRLSSEVYIASLSTSVLSYKGLMIPADLPKFFPELADPRLETAICVFHQRFSTNTMPRWPLAQPFRLLAHNGEINTITGNRNWSVARTSKFATELIPELNELVPLVNREGSDSSSLDNMLEMLLAGGMELHRAVRMLVPPAWQNVEGMDADLRAFYEYISMHMEPWDGPAGLVMTDGRYAVCTLDRNGLRPSRWVITKDDLITVASEVGVYDYAPEDVVAKGRLGPGQMLSVDTQEGKLYHTADIDNMLKRAQPYKRWLKDKARRIRSTLVTAPVDNNFSHQQFKVYQKLFSSSLEERDKVVRPMAEAGQEAVGSMGDDTPMAVLSRYNRSLYDYFRQQFAQVTNPPIDPLRETVVMSLETCLGREKSVFEETPEHADRVILSSPVLSHMKYTALLSLDRPGFEAEIFDLNYEPAEQDLKSAIEQLCAKVEASVRAGAVIVVLSDRDIREGHLPIDALLATGAVHHHLVHAGLRCDSNVVVDTASARDAHQLACLVGVGATAVHPYFSYSIINHLIDTGELLLDAAEAQKNYRNGIIKGLLKILSKMGISTVASYRGALLFELVGISRDVVDLCFPGAPTRIEGAGFPELQADMAARSEIAWKARKPVSPGGLHKFVYGQEYHAFNPDVVTTLRRAASTGDYAAWQDYAELVNQRPVATLRDMLDFKENIEPVALEDVEPAEQILRRFDTAAMSLGALSPEAHESLAQAMNRLGGRSNSGEGGEDPARFGTDKVSKIKQIASGRFGVTPHYLVNAEVLQIKVAQGAKPGEGGQLPGGKVNELIARLRYSVPGVTLISPPPHHDIYSIEDLAQLIYDLKQVNPDALVSVKLVSRPGVGTIAAGVAKAYADLITISGYDGGTAASPITSIRYAGSPWELGLAETHQTLRANDLRGKVRVQTDGGLKTGLDVIKAAILGAESFGFGTAPMVAIGCKYLRICHLNNCATGIATQKKDLRDEHYIGTAEMAMNFFRFVAEETREWMAKLGVRSLEELVGRVDLLRVLDGETDKQKKLDLAPLLHTDELLDSKPQTCQSATNDPWDKGELAERMVADILPTIEGFKGGEFSYDVTNCDRSLGARLSGEIAKRYGNQGMVEAPVKLRLKGVAGQSFGVWNAGGLDMYLDGDANDYVGKGMAGGKLVIRPPQGSSFASQETSIVGNTCLYGATGGKLFAAGCAGERFAVRNSGAFAVVEGAGDHCCEYMTGGMVAVLGRTGFNFGAGMTGGFAYVLDMERDFFDRCNHELIELRRISSEILEPHQSHLREVIEEYATETQSAWGAELLDNFDDYLSRFWLVKPKAASLADLLSDVRKRGE from the coding sequence ATGGGTAGCAGTCTGTATCAGTTGGATGAGTTTAAGGACAACTGCGGTTTTGGTCTGATCGCTCATTTGCACGGTGTGGCAAGTCACAAGTTAGTGCAGACGGCCATTGAATCCCTCACTTGCATGACCCACCGGGGTGGTATTGCCGCCGATGGTAAAACCGGTGATGGTTGCGGTCTTTTGCTGCAAAAGCCGGATGCTTTCCTCCGCGCAGAAGCCAAGACCCTGTTTGGTGCTGAGCTGACAGCAACCTACGCAGTGGGATCAATTATGCTCCCACTAGATCAAGCCGAAGCCGATAAAGCCCGCAAAATTCTCGAAACTGAGTTGCAAGCTCAGGGCCTAAAGACCGTCGGCTGGCGCACCGTACCGACTAACCCGGAATGCCTGGGCCCTATTGCCCGGGATTGCCTGCCACACTTTGAGCAGTTGCTGATCAACAATGCAGACGAGCCCCTCGGCGAGGCGAAATTCAATGCCCGTCTCTATGTGGCCCGTCGCAAAGCCGAGTTGCGCTTAAGTAGTGAAGTCTATATCGCCAGCCTTTCAACCAGTGTTCTCTCCTACAAAGGCCTGATGATTCCGGCTGATCTGCCCAAGTTTTTCCCAGAACTGGCCGACCCGCGCCTGGAAACCGCGATCTGTGTTTTCCACCAGCGCTTCTCTACCAACACCATGCCCCGCTGGCCCCTGGCCCAGCCATTCCGCCTGCTGGCGCACAATGGTGAGATCAACACTATTACCGGCAACCGCAACTGGTCTGTTGCCCGCACCAGTAAATTTGCCACTGAGCTGATTCCAGAGCTGAATGAGCTGGTGCCCCTGGTTAACCGTGAGGGTTCCGACTCCTCCAGCCTGGATAACATGCTGGAGATGCTGCTGGCGGGTGGCATGGAGCTGCACCGGGCCGTGCGCATGCTAGTGCCACCGGCCTGGCAAAATGTTGAAGGAATGGATGCGGACCTGCGCGCCTTTTACGAATATATTTCCATGCATATGGAGCCCTGGGATGGGCCGGCTGGATTGGTGATGACCGATGGCCGCTACGCAGTGTGTACCCTGGACCGCAACGGCTTGCGCCCCTCCCGCTGGGTGATTACCAAGGATGACCTGATCACTGTGGCCTCCGAAGTGGGCGTGTACGACTATGCCCCTGAAGATGTTGTAGCTAAGGGCCGCCTCGGACCGGGGCAGATGCTGTCGGTGGACACCCAAGAGGGCAAGCTCTACCACACCGCTGACATCGATAATATGCTCAAGCGGGCACAGCCCTATAAGCGCTGGCTCAAGGATAAAGCACGCCGTATCCGCTCTACTCTGGTTACTGCGCCGGTGGACAACAACTTCTCCCACCAGCAATTCAAGGTCTACCAAAAGCTGTTCAGTTCCTCCCTGGAAGAGCGCGATAAAGTCGTCCGGCCCATGGCTGAGGCGGGGCAGGAAGCGGTCGGTTCAATGGGCGATGATACGCCGATGGCGGTTTTGTCCCGCTACAACCGCTCGCTCTACGACTACTTCCGCCAGCAGTTTGCCCAGGTAACCAACCCGCCAATTGACCCCCTGCGGGAAACTGTGGTGATGTCCCTGGAAACCTGCCTGGGTCGAGAGAAATCAGTATTTGAGGAAACTCCCGAGCACGCGGACCGGGTAATCCTGTCGTCGCCAGTACTTTCCCATATGAAGTACACGGCACTCTTATCCCTTGATCGCCCGGGCTTCGAAGCGGAGATCTTCGACCTGAACTACGAACCCGCTGAACAGGACCTCAAGTCGGCGATTGAACAGCTCTGCGCCAAAGTTGAGGCCTCAGTGCGGGCGGGGGCTGTGATTGTAGTACTGTCCGATCGCGATATTCGCGAGGGGCACTTGCCAATCGATGCACTGCTGGCGACGGGCGCGGTGCACCACCACCTGGTACATGCGGGCTTGCGCTGTGACTCCAATGTTGTGGTGGATACCGCCAGCGCCCGCGATGCACATCAGTTGGCCTGTTTGGTTGGTGTCGGTGCCACCGCAGTACACCCGTATTTCTCCTACAGCATTATCAATCACCTGATCGATACCGGTGAATTGCTGCTGGATGCCGCTGAGGCGCAGAAAAATTACCGCAACGGCATTATCAAGGGCCTGTTAAAGATCCTGTCCAAGATGGGCATTTCCACCGTTGCCTCTTATCGCGGCGCACTGCTGTTCGAGCTGGTGGGTATTTCCAGGGATGTGGTGGACCTGTGTTTCCCCGGAGCGCCCACTCGCATTGAAGGTGCCGGCTTCCCCGAGCTGCAAGCCGATATGGCGGCCCGCTCTGAAATTGCCTGGAAAGCCCGCAAACCTGTTTCCCCCGGCGGCCTGCACAAGTTTGTCTACGGCCAGGAGTATCACGCTTTTAACCCGGATGTGGTGACTACCCTGCGGCGCGCTGCCAGCACCGGTGACTATGCCGCGTGGCAGGACTACGCGGAGCTGGTTAACCAGCGCCCGGTGGCGACATTGCGGGATATGCTGGACTTCAAGGAGAACATCGAACCGGTAGCTCTGGAAGATGTGGAGCCGGCAGAGCAGATTTTACGTCGCTTTGATACGGCGGCCATGTCCCTGGGGGCCCTGTCCCCCGAAGCCCATGAATCCCTGGCTCAAGCGATGAATCGCCTGGGTGGGCGTTCAAACAGTGGCGAGGGCGGTGAAGATCCTGCCCGTTTTGGCACTGATAAAGTCTCCAAGATTAAGCAAATTGCCTCCGGTCGTTTTGGCGTAACACCGCACTACCTGGTAAATGCCGAGGTATTGCAAATTAAGGTAGCCCAGGGCGCCAAGCCCGGTGAAGGCGGTCAGCTGCCCGGTGGCAAGGTCAACGAACTGATCGCGCGGCTTCGCTATTCGGTGCCCGGTGTGACCCTGATTTCCCCGCCGCCGCATCACGATATCTATTCCATCGAAGACTTGGCGCAGCTGATCTACGACCTCAAACAGGTCAATCCCGATGCCTTGGTCTCGGTAAAACTGGTATCGCGGCCCGGGGTTGGCACCATTGCTGCGGGTGTTGCCAAAGCCTATGCGGATTTGATCACCATCTCCGGCTACGACGGCGGCACAGCAGCCAGCCCAATCACCTCGATTCGCTATGCCGGGTCGCCCTGGGAGCTGGGATTGGCGGAAACCCACCAGACCCTGCGTGCCAATGATCTGCGCGGCAAGGTTCGGGTACAAACTGATGGCGGTCTGAAAACCGGCCTCGATGTGATCAAGGCGGCAATTCTCGGTGCCGAGAGCTTCGGCTTTGGAACGGCACCCATGGTGGCGATCGGCTGTAAGTATCTGCGCATCTGTCACTTGAATAACTGTGCCACCGGTATCGCCACCCAGAAGAAGGACCTGCGTGATGAGCACTATATCGGCACCGCAGAAATGGCGATGAACTTCTTCCGTTTTGTCGCCGAGGAGACCCGCGAGTGGATGGCCAAGCTCGGGGTGCGCAGCCTAGAAGAGTTGGTGGGGCGTGTGGACTTACTGCGCGTGCTGGATGGCGAAACTGACAAGCAGAAAAAGCTGGATCTCGCGCCTCTGTTGCATACGGATGAGCTGTTGGACAGCAAGCCGCAAACCTGTCAGTCCGCGACGAATGATCCCTGGGATAAGGGTGAACTGGCGGAGCGGATGGTGGCGGATATCCTGCCTACCATCGAAGGCTTTAAAGGTGGCGAGTTCAGCTACGACGTGACCAACTGTGACCGATCCCTGGGGGCGCGCCTGTCTGGTGAGATCGCCAAGCGCTACGGTAACCAGGGCATGGTTGAAGCTCCGGTGAAACTGCGCCTCAAAGGGGTCGCCGGCCAGTCATTCGGTGTGTGGAATGCCGGTGGTTTGGATATGTATCTGGATGGCGATGCCAACGACTATGTGGGTAAGGGCATGGCCGGCGGCAAGCTGGTTATACGACCGCCGCAAGGTAGCTCATTCGCCTCCCAGGAAACCAGTATTGTTGGCAATACCTGTCTCTACGGTGCCACTGGCGGCAAGTTATTTGCGGCGGGCTGTGCCGGTGAGCGCTTCGCCGTGCGCAACTCCGGTGCCTTTGCGGTAGTCGAAGGGGCTGGAGATCACTGCTGTGAATATATGACCGGGGGTATGGTCGCGGTTCTCGGGCGCACCGGATTTAACTTCGGCGCCGGTATGACCGGTGGCTTCGCCTATGTCCTGGATATGGAGCGGGATTTCTTTGATCGCTGCAACCATGAGTTGATCGAGCTGCGCCGAATCAGCAGCGAAATTCTCGAGCCACACCAGAGTCACCTGCGCGAAGTTATCGAGGAGTATGCGACGGAGACCCAGAGCGCCTGGGGCGCCGAGTTGTTGGATAACTTCGATGATTACTTGAGCCGTTTCTGGCTGGTTAAACCAAAGGCGGCGAGCCTTGCAGATCTTCTTTCCGACGTGCGCAAGCGCGGCGAATAA
- the hemE gene encoding uroporphyrinogen decarboxylase, with protein sequence MSDTKPSELKNDRFLRALLRQPVDRTPVWMMRQAGRYLPEYRASRAEAGSFMDLCRNTELACEVTLQPLERYPLDAAILFSDILTIPDAMGLGLYFSEGEGPKFHKPLRTAADIEALEVVNSEKDLDYVMNAVSTIRRELNGRVPLIGFSGSPWTLATYMVEGGSSKDFARCKEMLYNRPELMHQLLTVLADSVTDYLNAQIRAGAQAVQIFDTWGGALSHSAYREFSLKYMQRILQGLIKEVDGRRVPAILFTKGGGQWLEAMADTGADALGLDWTTDIGSARARVGDKVALQGNLDPAVLYASPERIRTEVAAVLKSFGQGSGHVFNLGHGITPKVDPKHAGAMIEAVVELSAQYHA encoded by the coding sequence ATGTCTGATACCAAACCGTCCGAATTGAAAAACGACCGCTTTCTTCGCGCCCTTCTGCGCCAGCCAGTGGATCGAACGCCCGTGTGGATGATGCGACAGGCGGGGCGCTACCTGCCGGAATATCGAGCCAGCCGCGCCGAAGCTGGCAGCTTTATGGATCTGTGCCGCAATACTGAGCTGGCCTGTGAGGTAACGCTGCAACCTCTGGAGCGCTACCCGCTGGACGCCGCTATTCTGTTTTCCGACATCCTGACTATTCCCGATGCCATGGGCCTGGGTCTCTATTTCTCTGAAGGAGAGGGCCCCAAGTTCCACAAGCCCCTGCGAACGGCGGCTGATATCGAAGCCCTGGAAGTGGTGAACAGCGAAAAGGATTTGGACTATGTGATGAATGCGGTGTCCACCATTCGCCGCGAGTTGAATGGTCGCGTGCCACTTATCGGCTTCTCCGGCAGCCCCTGGACGTTGGCGACTTATATGGTTGAAGGTGGCTCCAGCAAGGATTTTGCCCGCTGTAAGGAAATGCTCTACAACCGCCCTGAGCTGATGCACCAGTTACTCACGGTGCTGGCCGACTCTGTTACCGATTACCTGAACGCCCAGATTCGCGCTGGTGCCCAGGCCGTACAGATCTTTGATACCTGGGGCGGGGCACTCAGCCACAGTGCTTACCGTGAATTCTCCCTGAAATATATGCAGAGAATTCTCCAGGGGCTGATTAAAGAAGTCGACGGTCGTCGAGTGCCGGCCATCCTGTTCACTAAGGGAGGCGGTCAGTGGTTGGAAGCAATGGCTGATACTGGCGCTGACGCCCTGGGCTTGGATTGGACTACAGACATTGGCAGTGCCCGCGCCCGAGTGGGAGACAAGGTGGCCCTGCAAGGCAACTTGGATCCAGCTGTTCTCTACGCGAGTCCCGAACGAATTCGCACAGAAGTGGCGGCTGTTTTGAAGTCTTTTGGTCAAGGTAGTGGCCACGTTTTCAATTTAGGTCACGGAATTACCCCGAAGGTAGACCCCAAACATGCCGGAGCCATGATTGAAGCTGTGGTAGAACTGTCAGCCCAATATCACGCCTAA